From one Rhodamnia argentea isolate NSW1041297 chromosome 1, ASM2092103v1, whole genome shotgun sequence genomic stretch:
- the LOC115747730 gene encoding SWI/SNF-related matrix-associated actin-dependent regulator of chromatin subfamily A-like protein 1 isoform X3, producing MDDDDWDLSAEDFDSLERSALQQLSRSRDSARNQPQSPVSTPSNHDWNSSRVVPDSRPNKGEDFPATSRACADEPGKKLLKSSVKFYLHSSGNVAAKFPYDQVIVAAFRKIPNASWNAKERIWMFPLSSLPSAEKVLAEERCSRIEIVNLDPLVCRAIAAAAALPDLQEQYGSMPSVIESKLLPFQRDGVRFVLQHGIRVLIADEMGLGKTLQAIAVAACVRDSWPVLVLTPSSLRLHWATMIQQWLNIPSSDILVLLSQCGGSNRSGFRIVSSNTKSSVHLDGLFNIISYDVVPKLQNLLMSSDFKLVIADESHFLKNAQAKRTTASLPVIKKAQYAILLSGTPALSRPIELHKQLEALYPDVYKNVHEYGQRYCKGGIFGVYQGTSNHEELHHLMKATVMIRRLKKEVLSELPVKRRQQVFLNLADKDMKKINALFCELKVIKERIKACTSKEDAESLKFSEKNLISKIYTDSAEAKIPAVLDYLETVVEAGCKFLIFAHHQPMIDAIHEFLLKKKVGCIRIDGSTPAVARQALVTDFQGKDAIRAAVLSIRAGGVGLTLTAASTVIFAELSWTPGDLIQAEDRAHRIGQVSSVNIYYLLANDTVDDIIWDVVQSKLENLGQVLDGHEKTLEVSASHPTSNSPAKQKIFNSPCKQKTLDLFVKRCNNGDPSEHQRKLKFPRH from the exons ATGGACGACGACGACTGGGATTTGAGCGCTGAAGACTTCGATTCGCTCGAACGGAGCGCTCTCCAGCAGCTCTCCCGCTCTCGCGATTCCGCCCGGAACCAGCCGCAGTCTCCCGTTTCCACTCCGAGCAACCACGACTGGAACAGCTCCCGGGTCGTCCCCGATTCTCGACCCAACAAG GGTGAAGATTTTCCGGCCACGTCTAGAGCATGTGCTG ATGAACCTGGGAAAAAGCTGCTGAAGTCGTCTGTTAAGTTTTATCTTCATTCCAGTGGAAATGTTGCTGCAAAGTTCCCATATGACCAG GTTATTGTTGCTGCTTTCCGCAAGATCCCTAATGCCAGTTGGAATGCAAAAGAAag AATTTGGATGTTCCCACTGTCTTCTTTGCCATCAGCTGAAAAAGTTCTTGCTGAAGAACGATGCTCTAGAATTGAG ATAGTGAACTTGGATCCCTTGGTATGCCGAGCTattgctgctgcagctgctcTCCCGGATCTACAAG AACAATATGGCAGTATGCCCAGTGTTATTGAATCTAAGCTTCTTCCATTTCAGCGGGATGGTGTTCG gtttgtCTTGCAGCATGGAATTCGCGTACTAATAGCCGATGAAATGGGACTGGGAAAGACTTTACAG GCTATCGCTGTTGCTGCATGCGTTCGTGATTCATGGCCTGTTCTTGTGCTCACACCATCTTCATTGCGTTTGCATTGGGCTACA ATGATTCAGCAATGGCTAAATATTCCTTCGTCAGACATACTT GTTCTTTTATCTCAATGTGGTGGATCAAACAGAAGTGGATTCAGGATAGTGTCCTCAAACACCAAGAGCAGTGTACATCTTGATGGCCTTTTTAACATAATTTCTTATGATGTTGTCCCAAAGCTACAGAATTTGCTAATGTCATCAGATTTCAAG CTTGTGATTGCAGATGAATCACATTTCCTGAAAAATGCACAAGCTAAGAGGACAACTGCTTCCCTTCCTGTCATAAAG AAAGCGCAATATGCAATTTTGCTTAGTGGAACCCCTGCCTTGTCTAGACCAATTGAGCTTCACAAACAG CTTGAAGCCCTCTATCCAGATGTTTACAAAAATGTTCATGAATACGGTCAAAGATATTGCAAGGGC GGAATTTTTGGTGTTTATCAAGGCACCAGCAACCATGAAGAATTGCACCATCTGATGAAGGCAACAGTTATGATCCGAAGGCTTAAAAAGGAAGTCCTTTCTGAGCTCCCAGTTAAACGCAGGCAACAG GTTTTCCTTAATTTGGCTGATAAGGACATGAAAAAGATCAATGCTTTGTTCTGTGAG TTAAAGGtgataaaagaaagaatcaaGGCCTGCACATCAAAAGAAGATGCTGAGTCGCTCAAATTTTCTGAGAAGAACCTGATTAGCAAG ATATACACTGATTCTGCTGAAGCCAAAATCCCAGCAGTTTTAGACTACTTAGAAACGGTTGTTGAG GCAGGCTgcaagtttctcatttttgcgcATCACCAGCCAATGATCGACGCAATACATGAATTTCTTCTT aagaagaaggttggTTGCATACGAATTGATGGCAGTACACCTGCAGTGGCAAGGCAAGCTTTGGTTACTGATTTCCAAGGGAAAGATGCAATAAGGGCAGCAGTA CTATCAATCAGAGCTGGAGGTGTTGGTCTGACCTTAACAGCTGCAAGCACTGTTATATTTGCAGAGCTATCGTGGACGCCGGGTGATCTAATTCAAGCTGAAGATCGTGCTCACAGGATTGGTCAG GTGTCTTCAGTCAATATATATTACCTGCTGGCAAATGACACTGTTGATGACATAATATG GGACGTTGTCCAGAGCAAGCTGGAAAATTTGGGTCAG GTGCTTGATGGCCATGAAAAGACACTGGAAGTCTCAGCTAGCCACCCAACTAGCAACAGCCCCGCAAagcagaaaatatttaataGCCCTTGCAAGCAGAAAACACTTGACTTGTTCGTGAAGCGTTGCAACAATGGTGACCCCTCTGAACATCAG CGCAAGCTGAAATTTCCCAGGCATTGA
- the LOC115747730 gene encoding SWI/SNF-related matrix-associated actin-dependent regulator of chromatin subfamily A-like protein 1 isoform X4: MDDDDWDLSAEDFDSLERSALQQLSRSRDSARNQPQSPVSTPSNHDWNSSRVVPDSRPNKGEDFPATSRACADEPGKKLLKSSVKFYLHSSGNVAAKFPYDQVIVAAFRKIPNASWNAKERIWMFPLSSLPSAEKVLAEERCSRIEIVNLDPLVCRAIAAAAALPDLQEQYGSMPSVIESKLLPFQRDGVRFVLQHGIRVLIADEMGLGKTLQAIAVAACVRDSWPVLVLTPSSLRLHWATMIQQWLNIPSSDILVLLSQCGGSNRSGFRIVSSNTKSSVHLDGLFNIISYDVVPKLQNLLMSSDFKLVIADESHFLKNAQAKRTTASLPVIKKAQYAILLSGTPALSRPIELHKQLEALYPDVYKNVHEYGQRYCKGGIFGVYQGTSNHEELHHLMKATVMIRRLKKEVLSELPVKRRQQVFLNLADKDMKKINALFCELKVIKERIKACTSKEDAESLKFSEKNLISKIYTDSAEAKIPAVLDYLETVVEAGCKFLIFAHHQPMIDAIHEFLLKKKVGCIRIDGSTPAVARQALVTDFQGKDAIRAAVLSIRAGGVGLTLTAASTVIFAELSWTPGDLIQAEDRAHRIGQVSSVNIYYLLANDTVDDIIWDVVQSKLENLGQVLDGHGKTLEVSASHPTSNSPAKQITFNSPGKQKTLDSFVKRCNNGDPSDLQRKLKFPRH, from the exons ATGGACGACGACGACTGGGATTTGAGCGCTGAAGACTTCGATTCGCTCGAACGGAGCGCTCTCCAGCAGCTCTCCCGCTCTCGCGATTCCGCCCGGAACCAGCCGCAGTCTCCCGTTTCCACTCCGAGCAACCACGACTGGAACAGCTCCCGGGTCGTCCCCGATTCTCGACCCAACAAG GGTGAAGATTTTCCGGCCACGTCTAGAGCATGTGCTG ATGAACCTGGGAAAAAGCTGCTGAAGTCGTCTGTTAAGTTTTATCTTCATTCCAGTGGAAATGTTGCTGCAAAGTTCCCATATGACCAG GTTATTGTTGCTGCTTTCCGCAAGATCCCTAATGCCAGTTGGAATGCAAAAGAAag AATTTGGATGTTCCCACTGTCTTCTTTGCCATCAGCTGAAAAAGTTCTTGCTGAAGAACGATGCTCTAGAATTGAG ATAGTGAACTTGGATCCCTTGGTATGCCGAGCTattgctgctgcagctgctcTCCCGGATCTACAAG AACAATATGGCAGTATGCCCAGTGTTATTGAATCTAAGCTTCTTCCATTTCAGCGGGATGGTGTTCG gtttgtCTTGCAGCATGGAATTCGCGTACTAATAGCCGATGAAATGGGACTGGGAAAGACTTTACAG GCTATCGCTGTTGCTGCATGCGTTCGTGATTCATGGCCTGTTCTTGTGCTCACACCATCTTCATTGCGTTTGCATTGGGCTACA ATGATTCAGCAATGGCTAAATATTCCTTCGTCAGACATACTT GTTCTTTTATCTCAATGTGGTGGATCAAACAGAAGTGGATTCAGGATAGTGTCCTCAAACACCAAGAGCAGTGTACATCTTGATGGCCTTTTTAACATAATTTCTTATGATGTTGTCCCAAAGCTACAGAATTTGCTAATGTCATCAGATTTCAAG CTTGTGATTGCAGATGAATCACATTTCCTGAAAAATGCACAAGCTAAGAGGACAACTGCTTCCCTTCCTGTCATAAAG AAAGCGCAATATGCAATTTTGCTTAGTGGAACCCCTGCCTTGTCTAGACCAATTGAGCTTCACAAACAG CTTGAAGCCCTCTATCCAGATGTTTACAAAAATGTTCATGAATACGGTCAAAGATATTGCAAGGGC GGAATTTTTGGTGTTTATCAAGGCACCAGCAACCATGAAGAATTGCACCATCTGATGAAGGCAACAGTTATGATCCGAAGGCTTAAAAAGGAAGTCCTTTCTGAGCTCCCAGTTAAACGCAGGCAACAG GTTTTCCTTAATTTGGCTGATAAGGACATGAAAAAGATCAATGCTTTGTTCTGTGAG TTAAAGGtgataaaagaaagaatcaaGGCCTGCACATCAAAAGAAGATGCTGAGTCGCTCAAATTTTCTGAGAAGAACCTGATTAGCAAG ATATACACTGATTCTGCTGAAGCCAAAATCCCAGCAGTTTTAGACTACTTAGAAACGGTTGTTGAG GCAGGCTgcaagtttctcatttttgcgcATCACCAGCCAATGATCGACGCAATACATGAATTTCTTCTT aagaagaaggttggTTGCATACGAATTGATGGCAGTACACCTGCAGTGGCAAGGCAAGCTTTGGTTACTGATTTCCAAGGGAAAGATGCAATAAGGGCAGCAGTA CTATCAATCAGAGCTGGAGGTGTTGGTCTGACCTTAACAGCTGCAAGCACTGTTATATTTGCAGAGCTATCGTGGACGCCGGGTGATCTAATTCAAGCTGAAGATCGTGCTCACAGGATTGGTCAG GTGTCTTCAGTCAATATATATTACCTGCTGGCAAATGACACTGTTGATGACATAATATG GGACGTTGTCCAGAGCAAGCTGGAAAATTTGGGTCAG GTGCTTGATGGCCATGGAAAGACATTGGAAGTCTCAGCTAGCCACCCAACTAGCAACAGCCCTGCAAAGCAGATAACATTTAATAGCCCTGGCAAGCAGAAAACACTTGACTCGTTCGTGAAGCGTTGCAACAATGGTGACCCCTCTGACCTTCAGCGCAAGCTGAAATTTCCCAGGCATTGA
- the LOC115747730 gene encoding SWI/SNF-related matrix-associated actin-dependent regulator of chromatin subfamily A-like protein 1 isoform X2, producing the protein MDDDDWDLSAEDFDSLERSALQQLSRSRDSARNQPQSPVSTPSNHDWNSSRVVPDSRPNKGEDFPATSRACADEPGKKLLKSSVKFYLHSSGNVAAKFPYDQVIVAAFRKIPNASWNAKERIWMFPLSSLPSAEKVLAEERCSRIEIVNLDPLVCRAIAAAAALPDLQEQYGSMPSVIESKLLPFQRDGVRFVLQHGIRVLIADEMGLGKTLQAIAVAACVRDSWPVLVLTPSSLRLHWATMIQQWLNIPSSDILVLLSQCGGSNRSGFRIVSSNTKSSVHLDGLFNIISYDVVPKLQNLLMSSDFKLVIADESHFLKNAQAKRTTASLPVIKKAQYAILLSGTPALSRPIELHKQLEALYPDVYKNVHEYGQRYCKGGIFGVYQGTSNHEELHHLMKATVMIRRLKKEVLSELPVKRRQQVFLNLADKDMKKINALFCELKVIKERIKACTSKEDAESLKFSEKNLISKIYTDSAEAKIPAVLDYLETVVEAGCKFLIFAHHQPMIDAIHEFLLKKKKVGCIRIDGSTPAVARQALVTDFQGKDAIRAAVLSIRAGGVGLTLTAASTVIFAELSWTPGDLIQAEDRAHRIGQVSSVNIYYLLANDTVDDIIWDVVQSKLENLGQVLDGHGKTLEVSASHPTSNSPAKQITFNSPGKQKTLDSFVKRCNNGDPSDLQRKLKFPRH; encoded by the exons ATGGACGACGACGACTGGGATTTGAGCGCTGAAGACTTCGATTCGCTCGAACGGAGCGCTCTCCAGCAGCTCTCCCGCTCTCGCGATTCCGCCCGGAACCAGCCGCAGTCTCCCGTTTCCACTCCGAGCAACCACGACTGGAACAGCTCCCGGGTCGTCCCCGATTCTCGACCCAACAAG GGTGAAGATTTTCCGGCCACGTCTAGAGCATGTGCTG ATGAACCTGGGAAAAAGCTGCTGAAGTCGTCTGTTAAGTTTTATCTTCATTCCAGTGGAAATGTTGCTGCAAAGTTCCCATATGACCAG GTTATTGTTGCTGCTTTCCGCAAGATCCCTAATGCCAGTTGGAATGCAAAAGAAag AATTTGGATGTTCCCACTGTCTTCTTTGCCATCAGCTGAAAAAGTTCTTGCTGAAGAACGATGCTCTAGAATTGAG ATAGTGAACTTGGATCCCTTGGTATGCCGAGCTattgctgctgcagctgctcTCCCGGATCTACAAG AACAATATGGCAGTATGCCCAGTGTTATTGAATCTAAGCTTCTTCCATTTCAGCGGGATGGTGTTCG gtttgtCTTGCAGCATGGAATTCGCGTACTAATAGCCGATGAAATGGGACTGGGAAAGACTTTACAG GCTATCGCTGTTGCTGCATGCGTTCGTGATTCATGGCCTGTTCTTGTGCTCACACCATCTTCATTGCGTTTGCATTGGGCTACA ATGATTCAGCAATGGCTAAATATTCCTTCGTCAGACATACTT GTTCTTTTATCTCAATGTGGTGGATCAAACAGAAGTGGATTCAGGATAGTGTCCTCAAACACCAAGAGCAGTGTACATCTTGATGGCCTTTTTAACATAATTTCTTATGATGTTGTCCCAAAGCTACAGAATTTGCTAATGTCATCAGATTTCAAG CTTGTGATTGCAGATGAATCACATTTCCTGAAAAATGCACAAGCTAAGAGGACAACTGCTTCCCTTCCTGTCATAAAG AAAGCGCAATATGCAATTTTGCTTAGTGGAACCCCTGCCTTGTCTAGACCAATTGAGCTTCACAAACAG CTTGAAGCCCTCTATCCAGATGTTTACAAAAATGTTCATGAATACGGTCAAAGATATTGCAAGGGC GGAATTTTTGGTGTTTATCAAGGCACCAGCAACCATGAAGAATTGCACCATCTGATGAAGGCAACAGTTATGATCCGAAGGCTTAAAAAGGAAGTCCTTTCTGAGCTCCCAGTTAAACGCAGGCAACAG GTTTTCCTTAATTTGGCTGATAAGGACATGAAAAAGATCAATGCTTTGTTCTGTGAG TTAAAGGtgataaaagaaagaatcaaGGCCTGCACATCAAAAGAAGATGCTGAGTCGCTCAAATTTTCTGAGAAGAACCTGATTAGCAAG ATATACACTGATTCTGCTGAAGCCAAAATCCCAGCAGTTTTAGACTACTTAGAAACGGTTGTTGAG GCAGGCTgcaagtttctcatttttgcgcATCACCAGCCAATGATCGACGCAATACATGAATTTCTTCTT aagaagaagaaggttggTTGCATACGAATTGATGGCAGTACACCTGCAGTGGCAAGGCAAGCTTTGGTTACTGATTTCCAAGGGAAAGATGCAATAAGGGCAGCAGTA CTATCAATCAGAGCTGGAGGTGTTGGTCTGACCTTAACAGCTGCAAGCACTGTTATATTTGCAGAGCTATCGTGGACGCCGGGTGATCTAATTCAAGCTGAAGATCGTGCTCACAGGATTGGTCAG GTGTCTTCAGTCAATATATATTACCTGCTGGCAAATGACACTGTTGATGACATAATATG GGACGTTGTCCAGAGCAAGCTGGAAAATTTGGGTCAG GTGCTTGATGGCCATGGAAAGACATTGGAAGTCTCAGCTAGCCACCCAACTAGCAACAGCCCTGCAAAGCAGATAACATTTAATAGCCCTGGCAAGCAGAAAACACTTGACTCGTTCGTGAAGCGTTGCAACAATGGTGACCCCTCTGACCTTCAGCGCAAGCTGAAATTTCCCAGGCATTGA
- the LOC115747730 gene encoding SWI/SNF-related matrix-associated actin-dependent regulator of chromatin subfamily A-like protein 1 isoform X1, with product MDDDDWDLSAEDFDSLERSALQQLSRSRDSARNQPQSPVSTPSNHDWNSSRVVPDSRPNKGEDFPATSRACADEPGKKLLKSSVKFYLHSSGNVAAKFPYDQVIVAAFRKIPNASWNAKERIWMFPLSSLPSAEKVLAEERCSRIEIVNLDPLVCRAIAAAAALPDLQEQYGSMPSVIESKLLPFQRDGVRFVLQHGIRVLIADEMGLGKTLQAIAVAACVRDSWPVLVLTPSSLRLHWATMIQQWLNIPSSDILVLLSQCGGSNRSGFRIVSSNTKSSVHLDGLFNIISYDVVPKLQNLLMSSDFKLVIADESHFLKNAQAKRTTASLPVIKKAQYAILLSGTPALSRPIELHKQLEALYPDVYKNVHEYGQRYCKGGIFGVYQGTSNHEELHHLMKATVMIRRLKKEVLSELPVKRRQQVFLNLADKDMKKINALFCELKVIKERIKACTSKEDAESLKFSEKNLISKIYTDSAEAKIPAVLDYLETVVEAGCKFLIFAHHQPMIDAIHEFLLKKKKVGCIRIDGSTPAVARQALVTDFQGKDAIRAAVLSIRAGGVGLTLTAASTVIFAELSWTPGDLIQAEDRAHRIGQVSSVNIYYLLANDTVDDIIWDVVQSKLENLGQVLDGHEKTLEVSASHPTSNSPAKQKIFNSPCKQKTLDLFVKRCNNGDPSEHQRKLKFPRH from the exons ATGGACGACGACGACTGGGATTTGAGCGCTGAAGACTTCGATTCGCTCGAACGGAGCGCTCTCCAGCAGCTCTCCCGCTCTCGCGATTCCGCCCGGAACCAGCCGCAGTCTCCCGTTTCCACTCCGAGCAACCACGACTGGAACAGCTCCCGGGTCGTCCCCGATTCTCGACCCAACAAG GGTGAAGATTTTCCGGCCACGTCTAGAGCATGTGCTG ATGAACCTGGGAAAAAGCTGCTGAAGTCGTCTGTTAAGTTTTATCTTCATTCCAGTGGAAATGTTGCTGCAAAGTTCCCATATGACCAG GTTATTGTTGCTGCTTTCCGCAAGATCCCTAATGCCAGTTGGAATGCAAAAGAAag AATTTGGATGTTCCCACTGTCTTCTTTGCCATCAGCTGAAAAAGTTCTTGCTGAAGAACGATGCTCTAGAATTGAG ATAGTGAACTTGGATCCCTTGGTATGCCGAGCTattgctgctgcagctgctcTCCCGGATCTACAAG AACAATATGGCAGTATGCCCAGTGTTATTGAATCTAAGCTTCTTCCATTTCAGCGGGATGGTGTTCG gtttgtCTTGCAGCATGGAATTCGCGTACTAATAGCCGATGAAATGGGACTGGGAAAGACTTTACAG GCTATCGCTGTTGCTGCATGCGTTCGTGATTCATGGCCTGTTCTTGTGCTCACACCATCTTCATTGCGTTTGCATTGGGCTACA ATGATTCAGCAATGGCTAAATATTCCTTCGTCAGACATACTT GTTCTTTTATCTCAATGTGGTGGATCAAACAGAAGTGGATTCAGGATAGTGTCCTCAAACACCAAGAGCAGTGTACATCTTGATGGCCTTTTTAACATAATTTCTTATGATGTTGTCCCAAAGCTACAGAATTTGCTAATGTCATCAGATTTCAAG CTTGTGATTGCAGATGAATCACATTTCCTGAAAAATGCACAAGCTAAGAGGACAACTGCTTCCCTTCCTGTCATAAAG AAAGCGCAATATGCAATTTTGCTTAGTGGAACCCCTGCCTTGTCTAGACCAATTGAGCTTCACAAACAG CTTGAAGCCCTCTATCCAGATGTTTACAAAAATGTTCATGAATACGGTCAAAGATATTGCAAGGGC GGAATTTTTGGTGTTTATCAAGGCACCAGCAACCATGAAGAATTGCACCATCTGATGAAGGCAACAGTTATGATCCGAAGGCTTAAAAAGGAAGTCCTTTCTGAGCTCCCAGTTAAACGCAGGCAACAG GTTTTCCTTAATTTGGCTGATAAGGACATGAAAAAGATCAATGCTTTGTTCTGTGAG TTAAAGGtgataaaagaaagaatcaaGGCCTGCACATCAAAAGAAGATGCTGAGTCGCTCAAATTTTCTGAGAAGAACCTGATTAGCAAG ATATACACTGATTCTGCTGAAGCCAAAATCCCAGCAGTTTTAGACTACTTAGAAACGGTTGTTGAG GCAGGCTgcaagtttctcatttttgcgcATCACCAGCCAATGATCGACGCAATACATGAATTTCTTCTT aagaagaagaaggttggTTGCATACGAATTGATGGCAGTACACCTGCAGTGGCAAGGCAAGCTTTGGTTACTGATTTCCAAGGGAAAGATGCAATAAGGGCAGCAGTA CTATCAATCAGAGCTGGAGGTGTTGGTCTGACCTTAACAGCTGCAAGCACTGTTATATTTGCAGAGCTATCGTGGACGCCGGGTGATCTAATTCAAGCTGAAGATCGTGCTCACAGGATTGGTCAG GTGTCTTCAGTCAATATATATTACCTGCTGGCAAATGACACTGTTGATGACATAATATG GGACGTTGTCCAGAGCAAGCTGGAAAATTTGGGTCAG GTGCTTGATGGCCATGAAAAGACACTGGAAGTCTCAGCTAGCCACCCAACTAGCAACAGCCCCGCAAagcagaaaatatttaataGCCCTTGCAAGCAGAAAACACTTGACTTGTTCGTGAAGCGTTGCAACAATGGTGACCCCTCTGAACATCAG CGCAAGCTGAAATTTCCCAGGCATTGA
- the LOC115747730 gene encoding SWI/SNF-related matrix-associated actin-dependent regulator of chromatin subfamily A-like protein 1 isoform X5 — protein sequence MDDDDWDLSAEDFDSLERSALQQLSRSRDSARNQPQSPVSTPSNHDWNSSRVVPDSRPNKGEDFPATSRACADEPGKKLLKSSVKFYLHSSGNVAAKFPYDQVIVAAFRKIPNASWNAKERIWMFPLSSLPSAEKVLAEERCSRIEIVNLDPLVCRAIAAAAALPDLQEQYGSMPSVIESKLLPFQRDGVRFVLQHGIRVLIADEMGLGKTLQAIAVAACVRDSWPVLVLTPSSLRLHWATMIQQWLNIPSSDILVLLSQCGGSNRSGFRIVSSNTKSSVHLDGLFNIISYDVVPKLQNLLMSSDFKLVIADESHFLKNAQAKRTTASLPVIKKAQYAILLSGTPALSRPIELHKQLEALYPDVYKNVHEYGQRYCKGGIFGVYQGTSNHEELHHLMKATVMIRRLKKEVLSELPVKRRQQVFLNLADKDMKKINALFCELKVIKERIKACTSKEDAESLKFSEKNLISKIYTDSAEAKIPAVLDYLETVVEAGCKFLIFAHHQPMIDAIHEFLLKKKKVGCIRIDGSTPAVARQALVTDFQGKDAIRAAVLSIRAGGVGLTLTAASTVIFAELSWTPGDLIQAEDRAHRIGQVSSVNIYYLLANDTVDDIIWDVVQSKLENLGQVLDGHEKTLEVSASHPTSNSPAKQKIFNSPCKQKTLDLFVKRCNNGDPSEHQD from the exons ATGGACGACGACGACTGGGATTTGAGCGCTGAAGACTTCGATTCGCTCGAACGGAGCGCTCTCCAGCAGCTCTCCCGCTCTCGCGATTCCGCCCGGAACCAGCCGCAGTCTCCCGTTTCCACTCCGAGCAACCACGACTGGAACAGCTCCCGGGTCGTCCCCGATTCTCGACCCAACAAG GGTGAAGATTTTCCGGCCACGTCTAGAGCATGTGCTG ATGAACCTGGGAAAAAGCTGCTGAAGTCGTCTGTTAAGTTTTATCTTCATTCCAGTGGAAATGTTGCTGCAAAGTTCCCATATGACCAG GTTATTGTTGCTGCTTTCCGCAAGATCCCTAATGCCAGTTGGAATGCAAAAGAAag AATTTGGATGTTCCCACTGTCTTCTTTGCCATCAGCTGAAAAAGTTCTTGCTGAAGAACGATGCTCTAGAATTGAG ATAGTGAACTTGGATCCCTTGGTATGCCGAGCTattgctgctgcagctgctcTCCCGGATCTACAAG AACAATATGGCAGTATGCCCAGTGTTATTGAATCTAAGCTTCTTCCATTTCAGCGGGATGGTGTTCG gtttgtCTTGCAGCATGGAATTCGCGTACTAATAGCCGATGAAATGGGACTGGGAAAGACTTTACAG GCTATCGCTGTTGCTGCATGCGTTCGTGATTCATGGCCTGTTCTTGTGCTCACACCATCTTCATTGCGTTTGCATTGGGCTACA ATGATTCAGCAATGGCTAAATATTCCTTCGTCAGACATACTT GTTCTTTTATCTCAATGTGGTGGATCAAACAGAAGTGGATTCAGGATAGTGTCCTCAAACACCAAGAGCAGTGTACATCTTGATGGCCTTTTTAACATAATTTCTTATGATGTTGTCCCAAAGCTACAGAATTTGCTAATGTCATCAGATTTCAAG CTTGTGATTGCAGATGAATCACATTTCCTGAAAAATGCACAAGCTAAGAGGACAACTGCTTCCCTTCCTGTCATAAAG AAAGCGCAATATGCAATTTTGCTTAGTGGAACCCCTGCCTTGTCTAGACCAATTGAGCTTCACAAACAG CTTGAAGCCCTCTATCCAGATGTTTACAAAAATGTTCATGAATACGGTCAAAGATATTGCAAGGGC GGAATTTTTGGTGTTTATCAAGGCACCAGCAACCATGAAGAATTGCACCATCTGATGAAGGCAACAGTTATGATCCGAAGGCTTAAAAAGGAAGTCCTTTCTGAGCTCCCAGTTAAACGCAGGCAACAG GTTTTCCTTAATTTGGCTGATAAGGACATGAAAAAGATCAATGCTTTGTTCTGTGAG TTAAAGGtgataaaagaaagaatcaaGGCCTGCACATCAAAAGAAGATGCTGAGTCGCTCAAATTTTCTGAGAAGAACCTGATTAGCAAG ATATACACTGATTCTGCTGAAGCCAAAATCCCAGCAGTTTTAGACTACTTAGAAACGGTTGTTGAG GCAGGCTgcaagtttctcatttttgcgcATCACCAGCCAATGATCGACGCAATACATGAATTTCTTCTT aagaagaagaaggttggTTGCATACGAATTGATGGCAGTACACCTGCAGTGGCAAGGCAAGCTTTGGTTACTGATTTCCAAGGGAAAGATGCAATAAGGGCAGCAGTA CTATCAATCAGAGCTGGAGGTGTTGGTCTGACCTTAACAGCTGCAAGCACTGTTATATTTGCAGAGCTATCGTGGACGCCGGGTGATCTAATTCAAGCTGAAGATCGTGCTCACAGGATTGGTCAG GTGTCTTCAGTCAATATATATTACCTGCTGGCAAATGACACTGTTGATGACATAATATG GGACGTTGTCCAGAGCAAGCTGGAAAATTTGGGTCAG GTGCTTGATGGCCATGAAAAGACACTGGAAGTCTCAGCTAGCCACCCAACTAGCAACAGCCCCGCAAagcagaaaatatttaataGCCCTTGCAAGCAGAAAACACTTGACTTGTTCGTGAAGCGTTGCAACAATGGTGACCCCTCTGAACATCAGG ACTAG